The Chloroflexota bacterium genome includes a window with the following:
- the purM gene encoding phosphoribosylformylglycinamidine cyclo-ligase, which yields MKESKKVRQTYAAAGVNISAADRAKELIKKHARTTYRPEVLTDIGFFGGLFELKGYREPVLVSSTDGVGTKLKIANALGKHDAVGIDLVNHCVNDIFTCGAEPLFFLDYIAMGKLIPEKVESIVKGMAAACREVNCALIGGETAEMPGIYAEEDYDLAGTIIGVVEKSERLDQRQIKTGDILLALPSSGLHTNGYSLVRKVFGTEPAALNKFYPELGKTLGEALLEPHRCYYGQINPALRIVKGLAHITGGGLEGNVPRVLPPGLAAAFDKGSWSIPPIFSLIRRTGDIADSEMYHVFNMGIGMVIVCSYQDVAAFSRLVPEAMMVGEVVVQKGKKRATIA from the coding sequence ATAAAAGAATCAAAGAAAGTCAGACAGACCTATGCCGCCGCGGGGGTAAATATCTCCGCGGCAGATAGAGCCAAGGAACTCATCAAGAAGCACGCCCGCACCACCTACCGTCCCGAAGTGCTGACCGATATCGGCTTCTTTGGAGGACTCTTTGAGCTCAAGGGCTACCGCGAGCCTGTCCTTGTATCCAGCACGGATGGAGTGGGCACCAAGCTGAAGATCGCCAATGCTCTGGGAAAGCACGATGCCGTCGGCATCGATCTGGTGAACCACTGTGTCAATGACATCTTCACCTGCGGCGCCGAACCCCTCTTCTTCCTCGATTACATCGCCATGGGCAAGCTCATCCCCGAAAAGGTGGAAAGCATTGTGAAAGGGATGGCCGCTGCCTGCCGGGAAGTGAATTGCGCCCTTATTGGCGGCGAAACCGCCGAGATGCCAGGCATCTATGCTGAAGAGGACTACGACCTGGCCGGGACCATTATCGGGGTGGTGGAGAAAAGTGAACGCCTCGACCAAAGGCAGATCAAGACCGGAGATATACTGCTCGCCCTGCCTTCCAGCGGCTTACATACCAATGGCTATTCCCTGGTGCGGAAGGTCTTTGGAACTGAACCTGCTGCCTTAAATAAGTTCTATCCTGAACTGGGGAAAACCCTGGGTGAAGCGCTCCTCGAACCTCACCGCTGCTACTATGGCCAGATCAATCCTGCGCTGCGGATCGTGAAGGGTCTGGCCCACATCACCGGCGGAGGACTTGAGGGTAACGTGCCTCGTGTGCTGCCGCCGGGGCTGGCTGCCGCTTTCGACAAAGGTTCCTGGTCTATTCCTCCAATCTTCTCTCTCATCCGGAGGACAGGCGATATCGCTGATTCAGAGATGTACCACGTGTTCAATATGGGGATCGGCATGGTCATCGTCTGCTCCTACCAGGATGTCGCTGCCTTCAGCAGGCTGGTACCGGAAGCCATGATGGTGGGAGAGGTGGTAGTGCAGAAGGGCAAGAAGAGGGCAACCATAGCTTAG
- the purH gene encoding bifunctional phosphoribosylaminoimidazolecarboxamide formyltransferase/IMP cyclohydrolase — MRAILSVSDKTGLVDFARGLDKLKVDIFSTGGTKNTLKDAGVPVHSVSDITNFPEILDGRVKTLHPAVHGGILAKRNVKSHMAELAEKGIQPIDMVVVNLYPFLQTIAREGVTLDEALENIDIGGPTMIRAAAKNFPAVIVVVDPADYGTVLDAMTKGKVDLELRQKLAQKAFQHVAYYDTAIAQYLRDKEKGFPEVMTIALKKRTNLSYGENPHQQAAFYEEENARKPQASLVRSIQLGGKELSFNNILDLDAALNAVVDFPRPTVAIIKHNNPCGLCSHGDLAEAYRRALTGDPLAAFGGIVSSNRTIDMATAQEIYKTHFDAIIAPKYADDALALFKRKKDFRIISLGVDVSPAKGEPLYMDFRRVRGGLLAQTTDYITEKELTPRTVTKREPTPEERKDLFFAWQAVKLIKSNAIVLVKDNTLLGMGAGQPSRVVSVQLALERAGERARGTVLGSDAFFPFADGVELAAKGGVTAIIQPGGSVRDEETIQTANKYNVAMVFTGVRHFRH; from the coding sequence ATGCGAGCTATCCTGAGCGTTTCGGATAAGACAGGGCTGGTGGACTTCGCCAGAGGATTAGACAAATTGAAGGTGGATATCTTCAGCACCGGTGGCACCAAGAATACGCTGAAGGACGCCGGCGTACCGGTGCACAGCGTCTCCGACATCACCAACTTCCCCGAGATCCTCGACGGCCGGGTGAAGACGCTGCATCCGGCGGTCCACGGCGGAATCCTGGCCAAACGCAACGTCAAAAGCCATATGGCCGAGCTGGCAGAAAAGGGCATTCAACCCATCGATATGGTGGTGGTCAACCTCTATCCCTTTCTCCAGACCATAGCCAGAGAAGGCGTCACCCTGGACGAAGCCCTGGAGAATATCGACATCGGCGGCCCCACCATGATTCGCGCCGCCGCCAAGAACTTTCCTGCCGTCATCGTCGTCGTCGATCCGGCGGATTACGGCACTGTTCTTGATGCCATGACCAAAGGCAAGGTTGATCTGGAACTGCGGCAAAAGCTGGCCCAGAAGGCCTTCCAGCACGTCGCTTACTATGATACTGCCATTGCTCAATATCTCAGAGACAAAGAAAAGGGCTTCCCCGAGGTAATGACCATCGCACTCAAGAAGCGCACCAATCTCTCCTATGGAGAGAATCCGCACCAGCAGGCAGCCTTCTATGAGGAGGAGAACGCCAGGAAGCCGCAAGCCAGCCTCGTTCGCTCCATCCAACTGGGAGGGAAGGAACTCTCCTTCAATAATATTCTGGATCTCGATGCGGCCTTAAACGCCGTCGTCGATTTTCCCAGGCCTACTGTGGCCATCATCAAACACAATAACCCCTGTGGACTGTGCAGCCATGGTGACCTGGCGGAAGCCTACCGCCGGGCACTCACTGGAGACCCCCTGGCCGCTTTCGGCGGGATAGTTTCCTCCAATAGGACGATTGATATGGCCACTGCTCAGGAGATCTACAAGACCCATTTCGATGCCATCATAGCCCCCAAATATGCAGACGATGCACTGGCCCTTTTCAAGCGTAAGAAGGATTTCCGGATCATCTCCCTTGGAGTGGACGTCTCGCCCGCCAAGGGTGAGCCCCTCTACATGGATTTCCGGCGGGTCAGGGGTGGTTTGCTGGCACAGACCACAGACTATATCACTGAGAAAGAATTGACTCCACGCACCGTAACCAAACGCGAACCAACACCTGAGGAGAGGAAAGACCTGTTCTTTGCCTGGCAGGCCGTGAAGCTGATCAAATCCAACGCCATTGTCCTCGTCAAGGACAATACCTTATTGGGGATGGGGGCCGGGCAGCCCAGCCGCGTGGTGAGCGTGCAACTGGCCCTGGAAAGGGCAGGAGAACGTGCCAGGGGGACCGTCCTGGGGTCAGATGCTTTCTTTCCCTTTGCTGATGGAGTTGAACTCGCCGCCAAAGGCGGTGTTACCGCCATCATCCAGCCTGGTGGCTCTGTCAGGGACGAGGAGACCATCCAGACCGCTAACAAATACAACGTGGCGATGGTCTTCACCGGAGTGAGGCACTTCAGGCACTAG